The Nerophis lumbriciformis linkage group LG15, RoL_Nlum_v2.1, whole genome shotgun sequence genome window below encodes:
- the senp8 gene encoding sentrin-specific protease 8, with product MDPVVLSYHDSLLRRSDVSLLEGPHWLNDQIIGFAFEYFASERFRILGESVVFISPEVTQFIKCASSQEESAVFLQPLDLASRRWVFLAVNNNCNQTAGGTHWSLLVYHQSSNQFSHYDSQDHCNSGHARRIASKLETMLGAGRKAPFVEEPSPTQQNCYDCGMYVICIAEVLCEKAQQEGSTHLPVQTLTPALITQKRAEWCLLIQSLAQSDLRCT from the coding sequence ATGGATCCCGTTGTGCTGAGCTACCATGACAGCTTGCTTCGGCGCTCCGACGTGTCCTTGCTGGAGGGACCCCACTGGCTCAATGACCAAATTATCGGCTTTGCCTTTGAGTACTTTGCCAGCGAGCGCTTTCGAATCCTGGGGGAGAGCGTCGtcttcatcagcccggaggtcacCCAGTTTATCAAGTGCGCTTCCAGCCAGGAGGAGTCAGCCGTGTTCCTTCAGCCTCTGGATCTGGCCTCCCGTCGCTGGGTCTTCCTGGCTGTGAATAACAACTGCAACCAGACTGCTGGGGGGACTCACTGGAGCCTGCTGGTGTATCACCAGAGCTCCAACCAATTTTCTCACTATGACTCTCAAGATCACTGCAACTCTGGGCACGCGCGGCGCATTGCCAGCAAGCTGGAAACCATGTTAGGCGCGGGAAGAAAAGCTCCGTTTGTGGAGGAGCCCAGTCCGACGCAACAGAACTGCTACGACTGCGGCATGTATGTCATCTGTATAGCCGAGGTTTTGTGTGAGAAGGCCCAGCAAGAGGGCTCCACACACCTGCCCGTGCAGACCCTCACCCCAGCCTTGATCACCCAGAAGAGGGCGGAATGGTGCCTGTTGATCCAGAGTCTCGCTCAGAGCGACCTACGCTGCACTTAA